Proteins from one Mustela erminea isolate mMusErm1 chromosome 20, mMusErm1.Pri, whole genome shotgun sequence genomic window:
- the LOC116581049 gene encoding NXPE family member 3-like: MTIIVGSVVAICILYIRVSWRDSTVPLPPQPHPACKSSGSFLQELSDLTHLLHWPPTPGDGGNLLSSTSPQTSTYHLRGPSQANYTLGGYLEAILVARDHQGRPKTHGGDLFRAQLLSPYLKAGVPGDIQDLENGTYLLTFPLLWAGQVQVQVRLIHSSEAVGVLRGIWRDQWATVDFTGYFRGPTGHEEIVTCNVNPLLTGEEESTCHYKDEDTGELWFCARPPTLPCDSLVGHSSGHYWNVTTPHEEALLAWNVTDKVLPQGISPIWVAEESNKSLVVSPQQPCRPGIPGPRPSGFYHRAVWHSLSCSGRSFSTAVSILGCLAGRIVHMMGDSTLRQWWEYLRDTVPSLKPVDLHATYHTGPLMAVETTRDIVLHWRAHSWPLRSLRTPVASLHSVARELGGLAGGPHTVVVLGLGAHFTTFPPSVFVQRLAGIRAAVAALLAREPRTLVVIKLANTGYKSVYGSDWFTLQVNRLLRAAFADLRVAFVDAWEMTSSLGLPDRIHPGRLIVRNEVNVFLSFVCPT; this comes from the exons ATGACCATAATTGTGGGATCCGTTGTTGCAATTTGT ATCTTGTACATCAGAGTTTCCTGGCGTGACAGTACTGTTCCTCTGCCCCCACAGCCCCACCCAGCCTGCAAGTCTTCTGGCTCTTTCCTCCAGGAGCTCTCGGACCTGACCCATCTTCTGCACTGGCCTCCTACCCCAGGAGATGGAGGGAACCTTTTGTCCTCTACCAGTCCCCAGACCTCCACTTACCACCTGAGGGGACCTTCCCAGGCCAACTACACCCTGGGCGGCTACCTGGAGGCCATTCTTGTCGCCAGAGACCACCAGGGCAGGCCCAAGACCCATGGTGGGGATCTGTTTCGGGCACAGCTCCTGAGTCCCTACCTGAAGGCGGGAGTCCCTGGGGATATCCAGGATCTGGAGAACGGCACCTACCTGTTGACCTTCCCCCTACTCTGGGCTGGACAGGTCCAGGTGCAAGTGCGGCTGATCCACTCCAGTGAGGCCGTTGGGGTCCTGCGGGGAATCTGGAGAGACCAGTGGGCCACGGTCGATTTCACGGGCTATTTTCGAGGACCCACAGGACATGAAGAAATTGTGACTTGCAACGTGAACCCCCTACTAACTGGGGAAGAAGAATCCACCTGTCACTACAAGGATGAAGACACTGGTGAGCTCTGGTTCTGTGCTCggcctcccaccctgccctgcgACTCGCTGGTGGGCCATTCAAGTGGACATTATTGGAATGTGACCACACCACACGAGGAGGCCCTGCTGGCGTG GAATGTGACAGACAAGGTCCTCCCTCAGGGTATTTCTCCAATCTGGGTGGCCGAGGAGAGCAACAAGAGTCTGG TTGTGTCCCCTCAACAACCGTGCCGCCCTGGGATCCCGGGCCCGAGGCCCTCTGGCTTCTACCACCGAGCTGTGTGGCACTCCCTGTCCTGCTCTGGCCGCTCCTTCTCCACTGCTGTCAGCATcctgggctgcctggctggccgCATCGTCCACATGATGGGGGACTCCACGCTCCGCCAGTGGTGGGAGTACCTGCGGGACACCGTGCCCT CTCTAAAGCCTGTGGATCTACATGCCACGTATCACACGGGGCCCCTGATGGCCGTGGAGACCACTCGGGACATCGTGCTACACTGGCGGGCCCACAGCTGGCCCCTGCGCTCCCTGCGCACACCGGTGGCCTCCCTGCACTCTGTGGCGCGGGAActggggggcctggctgggggcCCCCACACCGTGGTGGTGCTGGGCCTGGGTGCCCACTTCACCACGTTTCCCCCGTCGGTCTTTGTGCAACGCCTCGCAGGGATCAGGGCGGCGGTGGCAGCGCTGCTGGCCCGGGAGCCCCGCACTCTCGTGGTCATCAAGCTGGCCAACACCGGCTACAAGTCCGTGTATGGCAGTGACTGGTTCACCCTCCAGGTGAACCGGCTTCTCCGAGCTGCCTTTGCTGACCTCCGTGTGGCCTTTGTGGACGCCTGGGAGATGACCTCCAGTCTGGGCCTGCCCGACAGGATCCACCCAGGCCGACTTATCGTCCGCAATGAAGTCAACGTCTTCCTGTCCTTCGTTTGTCCCACTTGA